ATAATTAAAGATGATATCTTTATATCTTCTATGCGCAACATATTTTTTAATACATCTGCTGAAAAATAATACAAATTAGTAAATGTAGTAAAGAAAAACAATGCCCATATAGCCATAATTATACCTTCCCATCTTTCTATAAACGTACCTGGTATATCTATGGATTTTATCATTGTTATTCCTGGCCAAAGCATTAATTTTACCTGTTCTGTAGAAAACATAGCTATAGATAAAATTACTACAAATATATAGAAAATACCTATGAAAAACAAGCTTTTAAATAGTATCTTTGGCATCTTATTCTTTTTTTTCATAAAAGGTATTAATAAAAATATAATCTCTATTCCATTAAATCTATTTATAGTACTCCAAATAGCAGTCATATAGTTTTCAGGTTTATTTTGCAATACAGGTAATAAATTAGTAAAATCCCCCTGATAAAAAGCAAACATTAATACAAATATAATAGGTATAAAACTAACCCAAAAAACTACTTCATTAAATTTCACAAGGGTATCTACCTCTCCCCTTATAAGATAAGTAGCTACAATTATGCTAATAATCATCAAAAATTCTGTAGGAGTTTTTTCTAATAAATATAATTTCATTTCCTCTATAAAAATTCTTAATCCACTAGATATATATATAATATTATAAATAATTAAACTTAAAGCTATAAATTTTCCTAGGATTGTTCCAAAATTATAATTTATTATTTCATAAAATTCATTATAATTATTAAGCTTTATTATTAAATACATAATGTATACTAAAATAAAGCTAATTAAAGTACTTATTATTATTACTATCCAGCCATCATTTCCAACTATATTCGAGAGATCACTAGCATAAGAAAATACACTTATACCAATAACAGTAGTTATAATAGTAGCAAATAAACTATAAGATGTTACAAAGTTTTCATCCCTCAACACTAATTCCTCCAAATCTATCTTATCTTTGTCTTATCTTATCTTCAGTTTTCATATAATCTGGTCTTTTTTTAAAAAATCTTATAGGTGCCCTTATATACATGTCTTTAAAATCACTGATACTTGGATTAACAATAGGAGATAAATAAGGT
Above is a window of Clostridium sporogenes DNA encoding:
- a CDS encoding spore germination protein, producing MLRDENFVTSYSLFATIITTVIGISVFSYASDLSNIVGNDGWIVIIISTLISFILVYIMYLIIKLNNYNEFYEIINYNFGTILGKFIALSLIIYNIIYISSGLRIFIEEMKLYLLEKTPTEFLMIISIIVATYLIRGEVDTLVKFNEVVFWVSFIPIIFVLMFAFYQGDFTNLLPVLQNKPENYMTAIWSTINRFNGIEIIFLLIPFMKKKNKMPKILFKSLFFIGIFYIFVVILSIAMFSTEQVKLMLWPGITMIKSIDIPGTFIERWEGIIMAIWALFFFTTFTNLYYFSADVLKNMLRIEDIKISSLIIVPFVYVIALYPENVAQVIDISRNLMPILFILNIVIVPIILYLISKLKLNKGKKQY